Within the Eucalyptus grandis isolate ANBG69807.140 chromosome 1, ASM1654582v1, whole genome shotgun sequence genome, the region taccaagcgtgtttagttcatttttattagaccaaacgttaccaaacgcgttctttgccttgaaattgttaaaaataaaaacactttttttgtttcgccTCCAAATGTTTAAAAAAGAGCATTACCATTCACCCTTGGACTCTTTTCTCGGAGTGGGAAGTCAAAAATTTGTTCTCGAAGTCCACGAAGTGAAAACAGAGAAGAGACGTGAGGGGGCGTgggtacagagagagagaggaaagcagaggagagggggaaaaaggaaaaaagcaaatCTACTGTTTCTCTTCTTCGGTGAGCCTCTCGCCGACCTTCGAGCAGCACCTGAGCCCCGCTTCACCGCGCGACCACCGCCATCCACTGCACCCGCGTAGCCGCTCCACTTCCGCCCTACGACGCCGCTGCCGCCCTGATCTGACCGCGATCTGCCTAGCCCAGCGTCCGACAGCTCCGCCGTGCCTCCGCCTCCGATCTCCTTTGCCGACGCTGCAGGAGCTGCGCCGAATCCTGCCGCCTGAGCCGCTAGCCACGACCCGGCGCCGACGCCCATCACTGCTGCCGTGCTTCCTTGTCCGACCCGCGACGCCCTGCCGTCGTTCCCGTCGCTAGCAGGTCCGTGACTGCCAGAAGCCGCCGCCCCTGTTGCGACTCCGCCCTCAGCTCGTCCGCGTCTGCCTGGTGTCCGTCCCCTGCAGCCCCCAACGACGCCGGGCTCCCCTGACGACAGCAGGTCCCGATCCGAACGCCGGCCCTCCTGCACCAGAGGCGGTTGCTGCTCTACGGCTGCTGGTCCGTTGATTGTTAcctctcgccggagctccgacgaccaACCCCACACTCCGACCGACGGtgacccaccaccacagccacTGTCCTTGAGCCGTCCCGCGCCCAGCCTCCATCGTTAATCCATTCTACCTTCggttttttggaaaaaaaattcaaattaggctCGTTCCGTTTCCTAAAATATCATAtttccaaaaacattttcttaaaagtcattttccataaaaatgattttatttttcgatgttcgctaaaatctaaaatttgagtgaaaaataatttccacttaaatttcatttaattgtttgggaaaaattatcaaaaattaaattttaatattttaattgaccacaaaatttattttatttatttatatttttaaatgattttttaattatttatatttttaaaaatgaaatttttattatttattatttcttttcttttccttcctctttcctcctccttcttctcctccttcctccgccccgtcacctccttcctcctccttccgccgccgccacctccttcaTGCCTCAATGGCCGCCCCCAACAGCTTTGGccaatccggcgagctcgaggctcggccgatctcacctGAGCTCGTCAGATCTGGcgatgagctcgagctcgcttggatcgggagcccgagctctgccgctagatccggtgagCCACGAGCTCCaccgcccggatccggcgagctcaaggctcggcCAATCTCACCCAAGTTCACCGGATTTGGTgacagagctcgagctcgcctggatcgggagcccgagctctctgcgagatccgggcgagccgcgagctccgccgcccagatccgacgagctcaTGGCTCGCCACCGCACGACGAGCGGCACGGACGACGGGCTCCCCGTGAGCCTCCCGGCGCCGCCGCGAtgctccctcttgagccggatcctcccgagcggctttGAGCCGCCGGGGAAGCGAAGCGCGGCAGCGGCGCCCCGGCCAGAGCAGGCGGGCAGGAGCGGCCGAGGAGGGCAAAGGCTAATCCCGGAGAAGGACGTCGTCAAAGCCATTGCGGTagggagagcaagagagagagagaaacgagaACCGAATGAAGGAAAAAGCGGCGAGAGCTCGTGCGAGAGGCCGggaaatgatttcctcttttcaaaagaggaaattattttccaccaTGTCAAGAAGGATTTTCCGTTgaccgaaaaatgttttccttggcCGTGTATTTTCCGCCCACTCGAACAccggaaatttcggaaaatattttcctggaagttgtTTTCCACGAAACGATTTCCTGGAAGTTgttttccacgaaacgaacggagccttaggtagagatttattttattaggtaaagatttattttatttcattaggtatgtttattttattaggtagatttattttatcttattcaattttttatattttgtctctttatttgaaatatttctcaaTATATGGTTGAAATTCCTGATGTGCCACATCAATTCGCAATCGCACacgggagtaaaattgatatattgattttaagacttaagattaatttatctattttattagcgaaataatcaagtttgaatcTAAATTCGAATGATGGATAACATTgatgtttatcttttaattattttgtttatcccaaaaaatacaaaaaattgcatttgcattccatgtagattaaaattgattacatgataggttagttagatttttttttaaaatgcatgtttatatgatatctaggttagataatatcttttgaattaaattgcatgataagat harbors:
- the LOC120286928 gene encoding keratin, type I cytoskeletal 9-like; amino-acid sequence: MALTTSFSGISLCPPRPLLPACSGRGAAAALRFPGGSKPLGRIRLKREHRGGAGRLTGSPSSVPLVVRLGAGRLKDSGCGGGSPSVGVWGWSSELRREVTINGPAAVEQQPPLVQEGRRSDRDLLSSGEPGVVGGCRGRTPGRRGRAEGGVATGAAASGSHGPASDGNDGRASRVGQGSTAAVMGVGAGSWLAAQAAGFGAAPAASAKEIGGGGTAELSDAGLGRSRSDQGGSGVVGRKWSGYAGAVDGGGRAVKRGSDCANA